In one window of Leptolyngbyaceae cyanobacterium DNA:
- a CDS encoding type II toxin-antitoxin system VapC family toxin, with protein MANYVVDTSLVSQYSISQTYTPQARVLITRMYAGDELYIPEFSLLECANVLWKEVRFRGLSQTNAEEIISELLRLPFQIVSVKHLLPRALQIGITHQLAVYDSLYIALALDLNFPLITVDNKQLNAAIACGVTIKPIEDFLPT; from the coding sequence ATGGCTAACTATGTTGTTGATACCAGTTTGGTAAGTCAGTATTCTATCTCTCAAACTTACACGCCACAAGCGCGGGTTTTAATAACTCGGATGTACGCAGGCGATGAATTATATATACCGGAGTTTTCTTTACTAGAATGCGCTAATGTTTTGTGGAAAGAAGTGCGTTTTCGGGGATTATCACAGACAAATGCAGAAGAAATCATCTCTGAATTATTGAGGCTACCGTTTCAAATCGTGTCAGTTAAACATTTGCTACCCCGCGCTTTACAAATTGGGATAACACATCAATTAGCCGTATATGATTCTTTGTACATCGCCTTGGCATTAGATCTGAATTTTCCGTTAATTACAGTTGATAACAAACAGTTAAATGCGGCAATAGCTTGTGGTGTAACTATTAAACCGATCGAGGATTTTTTACCTACTTAA
- a CDS encoding ferredoxin-NADP reductase: protein MYNPSAAGGAANTVSGSRVFVYEVVGLRQNQETDKMNYPIRRSGSVFITVPYNRMNEEMRRIARMGGQIVSIRPLTSEDTGNGKAASEAKPEPVKTEVTPKPMTQAKAKAHEDVPVNTYRPNNPWVGKCISNEELVIERDGKKGIGTVRHIMFDLEGSDLRYFEGQSIGIIPPGTDKNGKPHKLRLYSIGSTRHGDRLDDKTVSLCVRQLEYTHPETGEKVFGVCSTYLCNLQPGEEVKITGPTGKEMLLPNDPNINVIMMATGTGIAPFRAYLWRMFKDGERAINTDYEFKGFSWLIFGIPTTPNILYKEELEELQQKYPDNFRLTYAISREQQNPQGGRMYIQDRVAEHAEELWKLMQQDNTHTYICGLKGMEDGIDAALSAVAAKEGVNWTEYQRAMKKAGRWHVETY from the coding sequence ATGTACAATCCAAGCGCCGCTGGTGGTGCTGCTAACACAGTATCGGGAAGCCGCGTCTTTGTTTACGAAGTGGTGGGTCTGCGTCAGAACCAAGAAACTGACAAGATGAATTACCCAATTCGTCGGAGTGGCAGCGTATTCATCACAGTGCCCTACAATCGCATGAATGAAGAAATGCGGCGCATCGCGCGGATGGGTGGCCAAATTGTCAGTATCCGTCCTCTGACCTCTGAAGATACAGGTAATGGAAAAGCGGCATCAGAAGCTAAACCAGAACCTGTCAAGACAGAGGTAACACCCAAGCCTATGACTCAAGCAAAGGCTAAGGCTCATGAAGATGTCCCAGTGAATACTTACCGTCCCAACAATCCTTGGGTTGGTAAGTGCATCAGCAATGAAGAGTTGGTGATCGAACGGGATGGCAAAAAGGGCATCGGTACTGTTCGTCACATCATGTTTGACCTGGAGGGCAGTGACCTCCGGTATTTTGAAGGCCAAAGTATTGGTATCATCCCGCCGGGAACCGATAAAAACGGCAAACCACACAAACTGAGATTATATTCGATCGGCTCTACTCGTCATGGCGATCGCCTAGATGATAAGACCGTATCCTTGTGCGTTCGGCAACTAGAATATACCCATCCAGAAACCGGTGAAAAGGTATTTGGGGTTTGCTCTACCTATCTCTGTAACCTCCAGCCCGGGGAAGAAGTGAAAATCACCGGGCCAACTGGTAAAGAGATGTTGTTGCCAAACGATCCGAACATCAACGTGATCATGATGGCAACCGGTACCGGTATCGCGCCGTTCCGTGCTTATCTGTGGCGGATGTTCAAAGATGGGGAAAGAGCCATCAACACCGATTACGAATTCAAAGGTTTTTCTTGGTTGATCTTTGGTATTCCTACCACTCCCAATATCCTGTACAAGGAAGAATTAGAGGAACTTCAACAAAAGTATCCCGATAACTTCCGCTTGACTTATGCCATCAGCCGGGAACAACAAAATCCCCAAGGTGGCAGAATGTATATCCAAGACCGGGTGGCAGAACACGCCGAAGAACTTTGGAAACTAATGCAGCAAGATAATACTCACACTTATATTTGCGGTTTGAAGGGTATGGAAGATGGTATTGATGCCGCTCTTTCTGCTGTCGCTGCTAAAGAAGGTGTGAATTGGACTGAATATCAAAGAGCGATGAAAAAAGCCGGTCGCTGGCACGTAGAAACCTACTAG
- a CDS encoding phosphoribulokinase gives MTSKPDRVVLIGVAGDSGCGKSTFLRRITDLFGKEFVTVICLDDYHSLDRKQRKETGITALDPRANNFDLMYEQIKALKNGQSINKPIYNHETGMIDPPEVVEPNHIVVVEGLHPLYDERVRSLMDFSVYLDISDEVKVAWKIQRDMAERGHRYEDVIAAINARRPDFTAYIEPQREFADVVIQVLPTQLLKEDKEGKILRVRLIQKVGVEGFEPAYLFDEGSTIDWIPCGSKLTCSYPGIRMHYGPDAYYGHAASVLEVDGQFENLEQVIYIEDHLSKTAAKYHGELTHLLLQHKEYPGSNNGTGLFQVLTGLKMRATYERLTAKEAKIAAVANA, from the coding sequence ATGACCAGTAAGCCGGACCGCGTGGTTCTAATTGGCGTTGCCGGAGACTCCGGATGCGGTAAATCCACTTTTTTGCGCCGCATTACTGATTTGTTTGGGAAAGAGTTCGTTACTGTGATCTGTTTAGACGATTACCACAGTCTGGATAGAAAGCAGCGCAAAGAAACGGGAATTACTGCGCTTGACCCCAGGGCAAATAACTTTGACCTGATGTACGAGCAGATTAAAGCGCTCAAGAACGGTCAAAGCATCAACAAGCCGATTTACAATCACGAAACCGGCATGATTGACCCACCAGAAGTGGTGGAGCCAAATCACATCGTAGTGGTTGAAGGGCTGCATCCCCTGTATGATGAACGGGTGCGATCGTTGATGGACTTCAGCGTATACCTGGACATCAGCGATGAAGTGAAAGTTGCCTGGAAAATCCAACGGGATATGGCAGAACGCGGTCACCGTTATGAAGACGTAATTGCCGCGATCAATGCCCGTCGTCCTGACTTTACCGCATACATCGAACCCCAAAGAGAATTTGCCGATGTAGTCATCCAAGTATTGCCGACCCAATTGCTCAAGGAAGACAAAGAAGGCAAGATTCTGCGGGTACGCTTGATTCAGAAAGTGGGAGTGGAAGGTTTCGAGCCTGCTTACTTGTTTGATGAAGGGTCAACCATTGATTGGATACCCTGCGGTAGTAAGCTCACTTGTTCCTACCCAGGTATCAGAATGCACTATGGCCCTGATGCCTATTACGGTCACGCCGCCTCAGTGCTGGAAGTTGATGGCCAATTTGAAAACCTGGAACAGGTGATTTACATCGAAGACCACTTGAGCAAAACTGCTGCCAAGTATCACGGCGAGTTGACTCATCTGTTGCTCCAGCATAAGGAATATCCTGGCTCGAATAACGGAACTGGTCTGTTCCAAGTCCTTACTGGTCTGAAGATGCGTGCAACTTATGAGCGTTTGACTGCTAAAGAAGCAAAGATTGCTGCGGTGGCTAACGCTTAA
- a CDS encoding XisH family protein has translation MAAKDLFHEAVKQAFLKQQWVITADPLIIKIEGVKLEIDLAAEKVFAAEKAGRKIAVEIKSFLNPSAITDFHSALGRFLNYRLALQMNEPDRTLYLAVPIDTFESFFQERFTQEAVKQYQIKLIIYEPLQEVIIAWKE, from the coding sequence ATGGCTGCTAAAGACCTATTTCATGAGGCTGTAAAGCAAGCATTTCTTAAACAGCAGTGGGTAATTACAGCAGATCCACTAATCATTAAGATTGAGGGGGTGAAACTAGAGATCGATCTAGCAGCAGAAAAGGTTTTTGCTGCCGAAAAAGCAGGACGCAAGATTGCAGTTGAAATCAAAAGTTTTCTCAATCCATCAGCAATTACTGATTTCCATTCAGCACTAGGACGGTTTTTGAACTATCGTCTAGCATTGCAGATGAACGAACCAGATAGAACCTTATATCTGGCGGTTCCTATAGATACATTTGAATCTTTCTTTCAAGAACGGTTTACTCAAGAAGCCGTTAAACAGTATCAAATAAAATTGATAATTTACGAGCCGCTTCAGGAGGTAATTATCGCATGGAAAGAATAG
- a CDS encoding XisI protein — MERIEQYRKLIRQLLTAHANSEYGNSKLDIESQLVFDTEHDHYQILDVGWDGLKRIYNCFIHLDIKDGKIWIQRNMTEADIGRELIEMGVPKEDIVLGLHPPYKRPYTGYGVA; from the coding sequence ATGGAAAGAATAGAACAATACCGTAAATTGATCCGCCAACTGCTAACCGCTCATGCCAATTCTGAGTATGGTAATTCAAAATTAGACATTGAATCTCAGCTTGTGTTCGATACAGAACATGACCATTACCAAATTTTAGACGTTGGTTGGGACGGACTCAAGCGAATTTATAATTGTTTTATTCATTTAGATATTAAAGATGGCAAAATCTGGATTCAGCGCAATATGACTGAAGCAGATATTGGAAGAGAATTAATTGAAATGGGAGTGCCAAAAGAGGATATTGTCTTAGGGCTGCATCCACCTTATAAGCGTCCTTATACTGGGTATGGAGTTGCTTAA
- a CDS encoding NAD(P)H-quinone oxidoreductase subunit 4, whose amino-acid sequence MMADKFPWLTAIVLLPLVASLIIPVLPDKEGKRVRWYALGVGIADFVLMCYAFWKHYDASSATFQLAEKYAWVPQLGFNWAVSVDGISVPLVLLAGLVTTLSILAAWQVNVKPRLFYFLMLVLYSAQVGVFVAQDVLLLFIMWEIELVPVYLLVSIWGGPKRRYAATKFLIYTALASIFILVAGLAMALYGGDNFTFDMVELAAKNYPIALELFLYAGLLIAFGVKLAIFPMHTWLPDAHGEASAPVSMVLAGVLLKMGGYGLIRLNMGMLDQAHVYFAPILAILGVVNIIYGALTSFGQSNMKRRLAYSSVSHMGFVLLGIASYTDVGVSGAMLQMISHGLIASVLFFLAGVTYDRTHTLALNEMGGIGQTMPKVFALFTAGAMASLALPGMSGFASELAVFVGATTSDIYSSSFRTVTVFLAAVGVILTPIYLLSMLRQIFYNSGEIPACDIMPSCDINDINLKNQWDQEAVCFGTSCVLPVNAKFTDASPREIFIAASFLVLIVGIGLYPKVATQLYDVTTVAVNTQVRQSYTEFAQANSPTYAKVLIAPQITEPELASVVGIVK is encoded by the coding sequence ATGATGGCCGATAAATTTCCCTGGCTTACTGCGATCGTCCTGCTCCCACTCGTTGCTTCCCTTATCATCCCCGTGCTGCCTGACAAAGAAGGTAAGCGCGTGCGGTGGTATGCCTTGGGTGTAGGCATCGCAGATTTTGTGTTGATGTGCTATGCCTTCTGGAAGCATTACGATGCGAGCAGTGCTACTTTTCAACTCGCAGAAAAGTATGCCTGGGTGCCGCAGTTAGGATTTAACTGGGCAGTTTCGGTTGATGGAATCTCAGTTCCATTGGTGCTTCTAGCAGGATTGGTGACGACGCTTTCCATACTTGCAGCGTGGCAAGTAAATGTAAAACCCCGCCTCTTCTACTTCCTGATGCTGGTACTGTATTCCGCTCAGGTAGGGGTATTCGTCGCCCAAGACGTGCTGCTGCTCTTCATCATGTGGGAAATCGAACTAGTTCCCGTTTACCTGCTCGTCTCGATTTGGGGTGGCCCAAAACGTCGCTACGCAGCTACCAAATTCTTAATATATACAGCATTAGCTTCTATTTTCATTCTGGTAGCAGGGCTGGCAATGGCTCTCTATGGTGGCGATAACTTCACCTTCGATATGGTGGAACTCGCTGCGAAAAACTATCCAATCGCCCTCGAATTATTCCTGTATGCGGGATTGTTAATTGCCTTTGGCGTCAAACTGGCAATTTTTCCCATGCACACTTGGTTACCTGACGCCCACGGCGAAGCTTCCGCTCCTGTATCGATGGTATTGGCTGGCGTACTCCTGAAAATGGGCGGATACGGTTTGATTCGCCTGAATATGGGAATGCTCGATCAAGCTCACGTTTACTTTGCACCAATTCTGGCGATTCTAGGCGTTGTCAACATTATCTACGGCGCGTTGACTTCGTTCGGTCAATCCAACATGAAGCGCCGCCTCGCTTACTCTTCAGTTTCTCACATGGGATTCGTGCTGCTGGGGATTGCTTCCTACACTGATGTGGGAGTCAGCGGCGCAATGCTACAAATGATTTCTCACGGTTTAATTGCGTCGGTGTTGTTCTTCCTGGCTGGCGTGACATACGATCGCACCCACACCCTAGCATTAAATGAAATGGGCGGCATCGGTCAAACCATGCCCAAAGTATTCGCCCTATTTACCGCAGGCGCAATGGCTTCTCTCGCACTCCCTGGAATGAGCGGTTTTGCTAGCGAACTCGCGGTCTTCGTCGGTGCAACGACAAGCGATATCTACAGTTCCAGCTTCCGCACCGTCACGGTATTCTTAGCAGCAGTAGGAGTTATCCTCACTCCGATTTATCTGCTCTCGATGCTGCGACAAATCTTCTACAACTCCGGTGAAATTCCTGCTTGCGATATCATGCCTTCCTGCGACATTAACGATATCAACTTGAAGAATCAATGGGATCAAGAAGCAGTTTGTTTCGGTACGAGTTGCGTACTTCCCGTTAACGCTAAGTTTACCGATGCTAGCCCTCGTGAAATATTCATCGCTGCTAGCTTTTTAGTACTGATCGTTGGCATTGGGTTATATCCCAAAGTAGCTACTCAGTTGTACGATGTAACAACAGTGGCAGTAAATACTCAAGTTCGCCAATCTTACACCGAATTTGCCCAAGCTAATTCACCAACTTATGCCAAAGTTTTAATTGCTCCTCAAATTACCGAACCAGAATTAGCTTCTGTGGTGGGAATAGTTAAGTAA
- a CDS encoding Uma2 family endonuclease, with protein MSSLTTKDLEKLQTEHPDYRMELVDGSIIVMSPSGYESDEVATEAARLLGNWVKPRKLGRVTGSSAGFSLPNSDLRAPDVSFVLAERLRKSPRSFAELAPDLMVEVKSPNDSLKALRKKIEDFLAVGTRVGILINPEKHIVEIYRSGQDVIVLGDGDVLTVPDLLPGWEVGITDLWSPEFE; from the coding sequence ATGTCATCTTTAACGACCAAAGACTTGGAAAAGCTACAAACAGAGCATCCTGATTATCGCATGGAGCTAGTTGACGGGAGCATCATTGTTATGAGTCCATCGGGTTATGAATCGGATGAAGTTGCAACCGAGGCAGCAAGACTACTGGGTAACTGGGTAAAACCCCGTAAGCTAGGAAGAGTAACTGGTTCCAGTGCGGGTTTCAGCCTGCCAAATTCAGACCTTCGCGCACCTGATGTGTCGTTTGTTTTAGCAGAAAGATTGCGTAAAAGTCCCCGTTCTTTTGCTGAATTGGCTCCTGATTTAATGGTAGAAGTAAAATCTCCCAACGATAGCCTAAAAGCTTTGAGAAAAAAGATCGAAGATTTTTTGGCAGTGGGAACGAGAGTTGGTATTTTAATTAATCCGGAAAAGCATATTGTAGAGATATATCGATCGGGCCAGGATGTGATAGTTTTGGGTGATGGTGATGTTTTAACCGTGCCAGATTTACTACCTGGCTGGGAAGTAGGAATTACTGATTTGTGGTCACCGGAATTTGAGTAA
- a CDS encoding restriction endonuclease, whose amino-acid sequence MDLKPTIKELEEYKIKELSRSEINDRALNLLWERYKEKKEKKETVGVEVEFPSPKTNNQWQIKSKGWVGYIPLTPEFVLYLKPKVKVSNIFRMWEYAYNFERFKIFDGQINCGKIEDYYSQIAKVLAKRIIDRERQGLYRAYVPKTDHLTFVRGRIDIQNAIQKPWDIKLKCHYDEQTVDIEDNQILAWTLYIIIRSSLWKQQVPVPRSVREAYHALQGLVTLKEFKPEDFIGRNYNYLNQDYQLLHSLCRFFLEGTGPSHEKGDRTMLPFLIDMAKLYELFVAEWLKENLPSHLFLKFQEHINISDRISFKTDIVIYENTTGKPSYILDTKYKTPSSPAADDVAQVIAYAVSKECQDVVLVYPTSLKYPLNEQVGDIRVRSLTFFLNGNLEQAGQAFLKDLLS is encoded by the coding sequence ATGGATTTAAAACCAACGATTAAGGAATTAGAAGAGTATAAAATTAAAGAGTTATCTCGCTCTGAAATTAATGATAGAGCTTTGAATTTATTGTGGGAAAGATACAAAGAGAAAAAAGAAAAAAAAGAAACAGTAGGAGTAGAAGTAGAGTTTCCATCACCAAAAACAAATAATCAATGGCAAATAAAATCAAAGGGATGGGTAGGCTACATACCATTAACCCCAGAATTTGTCCTCTACTTAAAGCCGAAAGTAAAAGTAAGCAATATTTTCCGAATGTGGGAATATGCTTATAATTTCGAGAGGTTTAAAATTTTTGACGGCCAAATAAATTGTGGAAAAATAGAAGATTATTACAGTCAGATAGCTAAGGTATTAGCTAAACGAATTATAGACAGAGAACGCCAAGGATTATACCGTGCTTATGTGCCAAAAACAGACCATTTAACTTTTGTTCGCGGACGAATAGATATCCAAAATGCTATTCAAAAACCTTGGGATATTAAGCTGAAATGCCACTACGACGAACAGACAGTTGATATTGAAGATAATCAAATACTTGCTTGGACGCTTTATATTATTATTCGTAGTAGTTTGTGGAAACAACAAGTTCCAGTTCCACGATCAGTCCGCGAAGCATATCACGCTTTACAAGGCTTAGTCACACTCAAGGAATTTAAGCCAGAAGATTTTATTGGGAGAAATTACAATTATCTTAACCAAGATTATCAGCTATTGCACTCACTCTGCCGATTTTTTCTCGAAGGTACTGGGCCAAGTCATGAAAAAGGCGATCGCACTATGTTACCCTTCCTAATTGACATGGCAAAACTATATGAACTTTTCGTTGCAGAATGGCTAAAAGAAAACTTGCCATCTCACTTATTTCTCAAATTTCAAGAACATATAAATATTAGCGATCGCATTTCATTTAAAACAGATATAGTTATTTATGAAAACACAACAGGAAAACCCAGCTATATTCTTGATACTAAATACAAAACCCCCTCTTCCCCAGCAGCCGATGATGTTGCACAAGTTATCGCCTATGCTGTTTCTAAAGAATGCCAAGACGTAGTTTTAGTCTATCCGACTTCGCTCAAATATCCACTAAATGAACAAGTGGGAGACATCCGAGTTCGTAGCCTTACCTTCTTTCTAAATGGCAACCTTGAACAAGCTGGTCAAGCATTTTTAAAAGATTTACTTTCCTAA
- a CDS encoding AAA family ATPase → MNQANNNKRKISINIDIGDEIVPEGHLRIKDIKVLPEMQQRALVKDVEEIKKLPLDEQLDELTNDYYVKFYEKMLELSDPPPVTVYLVGEELILVDGFNRLLASKNAGRKTIPAIVMSGNGTKTEALRVSCRSNSFHNQNLSPTDQNCCVMNYYNTLSKEEKNDVLSSSLTQKKYFSGAQLAGLLYFRDNSKIKRFVEKMRNQEKIETTLNEENKDESYMRKWFYLWENARVPEYSHNTMNKTYSISELAKATCFDNEDELKRWIRTIQRKKQVIIYGPPGTGKTFLAKELAKHLTQCPDKGDRWDIVQFHPAYSYEDFMQGIRPEIGDQSSGDANGQIKYKWEDGIFLKFCEKAKSPPDNAYVLIIDEINRANLSSVFGELMYLLEYRGEKIKLAGNGKEFEIPENVLIIGTMNTADRSVSPIDNALRRRFAFLHLPPQLEILASHYQGTEFPITGLQEVLGDVNKKITDENFQLGVSFFLDLKPKDNRDKSKSKEDYIENIKDIWEMEIDPYLKDNSFIINDDIQNLKWDKISKKYDGFKTND, encoded by the coding sequence ATGAATCAAGCAAATAATAATAAACGTAAAATTTCAATAAACATAGACATAGGTGATGAAATTGTACCGGAAGGACATCTACGAATAAAAGATATTAAAGTGTTGCCTGAAATGCAACAAAGAGCTTTAGTTAAGGATGTTGAAGAGATTAAAAAATTGCCTCTTGACGAACAACTAGATGAGCTTACTAATGATTATTATGTAAAGTTTTACGAAAAAATGCTAGAATTGAGCGATCCTCCACCAGTAACAGTTTATCTGGTAGGTGAAGAGCTTATTTTAGTAGATGGGTTTAACAGACTCTTGGCTAGTAAAAACGCTGGTCGCAAAACTATTCCTGCAATTGTTATGAGCGGGAATGGTACAAAAACAGAAGCTTTAAGGGTAAGTTGCAGAAGCAATAGTTTCCATAATCAAAATTTGTCACCAACCGACCAAAACTGTTGTGTTATGAATTATTATAATACTTTGAGTAAAGAAGAAAAAAATGATGTACTTTCGTCTTCACTAACACAAAAGAAGTATTTCTCGGGCGCTCAATTAGCAGGTTTATTATATTTTCGAGACAATAGCAAGATTAAGAGATTTGTTGAAAAGATGAGAAACCAAGAAAAAATAGAAACAACTCTTAATGAAGAAAACAAAGACGAATCCTATATGAGAAAGTGGTTTTATTTATGGGAAAATGCTCGCGTTCCTGAATATAGTCATAACACAATGAATAAAACTTACAGCATTTCAGAATTGGCTAAAGCAACTTGTTTTGACAACGAAGATGAACTAAAGAGATGGATACGAACTATTCAACGTAAAAAGCAAGTAATTATATACGGCCCACCAGGTACAGGTAAAACATTCTTGGCAAAAGAGCTAGCTAAACACTTAACTCAATGTCCCGACAAGGGCGATCGCTGGGACATAGTACAATTTCATCCAGCCTATTCTTATGAAGATTTCATGCAAGGTATTCGTCCTGAAATAGGTGATCAATCATCAGGAGACGCTAATGGGCAAATCAAGTATAAATGGGAAGATGGGATATTTCTTAAATTCTGTGAAAAAGCTAAATCTCCCCCAGATAATGCTTATGTTTTAATCATTGATGAAATTAACCGCGCAAATCTTTCTAGCGTATTTGGTGAATTAATGTATTTGCTCGAATATCGTGGTGAAAAAATCAAATTAGCTGGCAATGGCAAAGAATTTGAAATACCGGAAAATGTTCTGATTATCGGTACAATGAACACAGCCGATCGCTCTGTTTCTCCCATAGATAATGCTCTGCGGCGACGCTTTGCATTTCTCCATCTTCCTCCACAGCTTGAGATTTTGGCCTCTCATTATCAGGGAACAGAGTTTCCTATAACAGGATTACAAGAAGTTTTAGGTGATGTTAATAAAAAAATAACAGATGAAAACTTTCAGCTTGGAGTATCTTTCTTTTTGGATCTGAAACCTAAAGACAATAGAGACAAAAGTAAAAGCAAAGAAGATTACATTGAAAACATTAAGGATATCTGGGAAATGGAAATAGATCCATACCTTAAAGATAATTCATTTATTATTAATGATGATATACAAAATTTGAAATGGGATAAAATCAGTAAAAAATACGATGGATTTAAAACCAACGATTAA
- a CDS encoding type II toxin-antitoxin system PemK/MazF family toxin → MVVQRFDVFLVNLDPTVGSEIQKTRPCVVISPDEMNRHISTVIVAPMTTKGQAYPTRIACQFQGKDGQIVLDRIRTLDKTRLVKHLGQISTDEQRAVLDILAEMFSD, encoded by the coding sequence ATGGTAGTGCAGCGTTTTGATGTTTTTCTAGTTAACTTAGATCCTACTGTTGGGAGTGAAATTCAAAAAACTAGACCTTGTGTAGTGATATCGCCCGATGAGATGAATCGCCATATTTCTACGGTTATTGTTGCGCCAATGACTACTAAAGGTCAAGCATATCCTACCCGAATAGCTTGTCAGTTTCAGGGGAAAGATGGACAAATTGTTCTCGATCGAATTCGTACCCTTGACAAAACTCGATTGGTGAAACATCTAGGTCAAATTAGTACCGATGAGCAAAGAGCAGTTTTAGATATTTTGGCTGAAATGTTCTCTGATTAA
- a CDS encoding AbrB/MazE/SpoVT family DNA-binding domain-containing protein — protein MGAAIRTRIVKIGNSQGIRIPKPLLEQSGIEAEVEIEVEGDRLIIRPATRTRVGWDEAFATMAERKDDVLLDDVSTTNWEQVEWEW, from the coding sequence ATGGGCGCTGCGATTAGAACTAGAATAGTTAAAATTGGCAACTCTCAGGGAATTCGTATTCCTAAACCGCTCTTGGAGCAAAGCGGAATTGAGGCAGAAGTTGAAATTGAAGTGGAAGGCGATCGCTTAATTATTCGTCCAGCAACAAGAACCCGCGTGGGATGGGATGAAGCTTTTGCAACAATGGCAGAACGAAAAGATGATGTTCTCCTAGATGATGTTAGCACTACCAACTGGGAGCAAGTGGAATGGGAATGGTAG
- a CDS encoding carbonic anhydrase encodes MNHSPNCPNCINRRHFLKLIPGAFSLAILSTTEPAKAATTTKALVLSCIDSRVLEAQRYFLSLNNLGNQYDLTALAGASLALSGIPHQADAEAFWDQLDLSYRLHHIQKVMIFDHQDCGAYTYKIDPELSKHPEQEEKVHQEYLSRAYWQIRDRYPDLNIELYFVTLNAEVKAISPSARA; translated from the coding sequence ATGAACCACAGCCCCAACTGCCCCAACTGCATCAACCGCCGCCACTTCCTCAAACTCATACCAGGGGCGTTTTCTCTAGCAATTTTATCAACTACTGAACCAGCCAAAGCCGCCACAACAACCAAAGCATTAGTTCTTAGTTGCATTGACTCTCGCGTTTTAGAAGCACAACGTTACTTTTTATCACTAAATAATCTTGGTAATCAATATGACTTAACTGCTTTGGCGGGTGCTTCCTTAGCATTAAGTGGAATTCCTCATCAAGCGGATGCCGAAGCTTTTTGGGATCAATTGGACTTATCCTATCGGCTGCATCATATTCAAAAAGTAATGATTTTCGATCATCAAGATTGTGGTGCTTACACATATAAAATCGATCCGGAATTGAGTAAACATCCGGAACAAGAAGAGAAAGTTCATCAGGAATATTTAAGTCGGGCTTATTGGCAAATTCGCGATCGCTATCCAGATTTAAATATAGAATTATATTTTGTGACGTTAAATGCGGAAGTAAAAGCTATTTCACCTTCAGCTAGAGCTTAA
- a CDS encoding GxxExxY protein produces the protein MNRRGAEDAERRELGEEMSQLTYAVIGAAIEVHRVLGPGFLESVYQEALEVEFRMRGIPCQPQKPVAVTYKGYQVGEGKLDFLVSNVLIVELKAVENLAPIHEAQVISYLKMTNHPLALLINFNVSVLKEGIKRIISS, from the coding sequence ATGAACCGCAGAGGCGCAGAGGACGCAGAGAGAAGAGAGTTGGGAGAGGAGATGAGTCAGCTGACTTATGCTGTGATTGGGGCGGCGATTGAGGTGCATCGGGTTTTGGGGCCAGGTTTTTTGGAGTCGGTGTATCAGGAAGCTTTGGAAGTGGAATTTCGGATGCGCGGGATACCTTGTCAACCTCAGAAGCCAGTAGCAGTGACTTACAAAGGTTATCAAGTTGGTGAAGGTAAATTAGATTTTTTGGTTAGCAATGTTTTAATTGTGGAATTGAAAGCTGTAGAAAATTTAGCCCCCATCCATGAAGCCCAAGTTATCTCATATCTTAAAATGACCAATCATCCTCTCGCCCTTCTCATCAACTTCAACGTCTCCGTCCTCAAAGAAGGTATCAAACGCATCATTTCCTCTTAA